From the genome of Candidatus Binataceae bacterium:
CGTGCGGGTAACTTTCCATAGATGCCGATTGCATCGGACTCCTCATAAGGTTTCTCCGTCCCATCAACGAAGAGCTGCATCGCGCTCACCACGTGTTCCCGCGACGTAAAGACAAAATCTTTATGGGTGCCCGGGACCTTCACAATTTCGACGCTGGGCAGTACCCGTCGGACTCGCTCAATGGATGCGGCTCACTTCGGCTGGTGCGAGACTCCATGGAAAACTTAGTAAAGGTTCAGCTGGACGCGGTGTAGAGAAGGCCGACCAATACTGGATAGGGATCGATCGGCGTGCCTTTCCACCACCGTTTATCAGGCCCAAGTCGCGCGATTGCGAAATGTAACTGCGGTGCGTTCGGTTCAGCATTGCCGGACATGCCCACGTATCCCAGGATTTGACCATGCTTCACGGTCATACCCTCTGCTAGGCCATTTACATAACGGTCGAGGTGTGCGTAGTAGTAACAATACGCAGCGTCCTCATCGAACTCGTAAATAGTTATTCCGCCGGCCCGGCTGTGAAACAATTTGCGAATAGTACCGTCAACTACGGCGTGTATCGCAGTGCCGTAGGGTTTCATGATGTCGATCGCTTGGTGGAGATGTCCATAATGAATTTCATTGAAGCTATCGTGAAGCTCCGAGGCCTTGAGCCCGTCGATCGGCGACGCTGAAATCACCGGTGCCAGTGGCGCAGGTTTGGGTGCACCGATATCAGTCGCTCTAGAAAATGTCGCACTATTCAGAACCAATGGGATAGCTATCAGGGCTATGAGTCCACAACTGTCGCGTTCAGACATAGGTCTCGGGTCTCCTAAGTACGGTATCTTTCGCAAATCGCCTCGCGCTTACGCCTAACGGTAGAGGACAGTATTGCAAAAGAATCGTTCCCACTGGGCTCGATCATCAGGGCAAGTGGCGAAACATGTTCAATGCTGACTTGATAGTCCTCGATTTCTCGGGTCGAGCCATGGGGACTAGAGTTCCCATGGCGAACGATCTCTTTGGATGGCGTCCCAGTTCCAGTTCCATCGAACCATCGAAGTGTGAACTCTTGTGTTTCGCTCGATTTCGGTTTCAGAGGATTCGATTAATCAGATACAGCATTGGCTTTCTCGGTAATCGTTCAAACGCTCGCCTGGATTCTGACGGGCCATTGGGCCATTGACTCCAGAATCGACAACCAAAACACCTCGGTGTCCCACGATACAATCGCTGTTGTCTCGGAGAACGGGAGACGTGAGCAGCGCGAAGACACCCTGCGCCAACAGCTTAGGGCGGAATTGAACCCCTGTAGGATTGAGATTCGGGCCGATATAGCCAAGTGGCCGGTCAATGAGTTCCATGGCTTGGCGCTAATAAAAGTTGACGGCAGATTCGGCCTAAGGCGCCACTTTTGTATTTCGGATCAAACAGCAACATCCGCGCCATCGCGACAATTGTTGTTCTCTTCAAAAACAGTGGAACACTCTCAGCAGTCAGCTATGGCCTCCGGTCCTTAACCGCGAAAATTCTACCCGCCGGGTGAGGTTTTACATTTCACCTTCTGGACGCCGCATAGATTTATTGTGGAGTCGCCTCCATTGTTTGCGCGGCCATCGACGTGATTGCCCCGTTTCAGGGGCTCACTTATTGCCGCGACCTGATCGATAAAGCGTTGCGGGCGATTGGCCTGATTTTGAGCACGGCTGCGCTTGGTTAGCCTCATCGGCGTTGGGCCGTCAGTGCACAGGCGGTCAGGGTTTGACTATGAAAATGAGACAGGACGCGATCAATGCAGAGCTGGATCATCTCTCCGATCTCGGATTCACGATGGAACAGTTTTTCTCCGAACACGGCCCTGTAGTGGTTGAGGCAATTACCGCAATGGGCGAAAACGATGAGGTCACAGGCTGGATAGAGGCTTACAGAGCCCGCCATAGTCATCATTCATTTCCCTTTAGAGCGGCGAATTGCTGGGACCTTAGGAGACAGATTTAAGGGTGCTCTCGGCGATTATAAGAGGACGAGCGATTGGCTCTCCTTCTTTCGCAACGAGCTGGGTGAAAAACCCATAGCAAGAAGTGATAATTATTCGCGTTTCAGACGACGGCG
Proteins encoded in this window:
- a CDS encoding M23 family metallopeptidase yields the protein MISASPIDGLKASELHDSFNEIHYGHLHQAIDIMKPYGTAIHAVVDGTIRKLFHSRAGGITIYEFDEDAAYCYYYAHLDRYVNGLAEGMTVKHGQILGYVGMSGNAEPNAPQLHFAIARLGPDKRWWKGTPIDPYPVLVGLLYTASS